The Ciconia boyciana chromosome 2, ASM3463844v1, whole genome shotgun sequence genome has a segment encoding these proteins:
- the RPL14 gene encoding large ribosomal subunit protein eL14 → MVFKRFVEIGRVAFISFGPHAGKLVAIVDVIDQNRALVDGPCSGVRRQAMPFKCMQLTDFVLKFPHSARQKCVRLAWEKENINEKWAATRWAKKIEAREKKAKMTDFDRYKVMKAKKMRNRIIKHEMKKLQKMSSKKGKKPEKSEKPEKAQKPEKAQKPEKAQKPEKAQKAQKAQK, encoded by the exons ATG GTGTTCAAACGCTTCGTCGAGATTGGCAGAGTTGCCTTCATTTCCTTCGGGCCACATGCTGGCAAGCTGGTGGCCATTGTGGATGTTATTGACCAAAACAGG gcaCTAGTTGATGGCCCCTGCAGTGGTGTCAGAAGGCAGGCTATGCCCTTCAAGTGCATGCAGCTGACTGACTTTGTTCTCAAGTTCCCCCACAG TGCTCGTCAGAAGTGTGTGCGACTTGcctgggagaaggaaaatataaatgaaaaatgggcAGCAACAAGATGGGCAAAGAAGATTGAAGCCCGAGAAAAG AAAGCCAAAATGACTGACTTTGATCGCTACAAGGttatgaaagcaaagaaaatg agAAACAGGATCATCAAGCATGAAATGAAGAAGCTCCAGAAGATGTCTTCTAAAAAAGGCAAGAAGCCAGAGAAGTCAGAGAAGCCAGAGAAGGCACAAAAGCCAGAGAAGGCACAAAAGCCAGAGAAGGCACAAAAGCCAGAGAAGGCGCAGAAGGCACAGAAGGCGCAGAAGTAA
- the ENTPD3 gene encoding ectonucleoside triphosphate diphosphohydrolase 3 isoform X2, with protein MLTRTPSVVAQVFLLLSIVLLIAIAVIQINQQQILSPGLKYGIVLDAGSSRTTVYVYEWPAEKENDTGVVSQTFKCNVKGPGVSSYESNPGALAKPFDDCLNKVKERIPVHLHKSTSVYLGATAGMRLLRLQNETAANEVLASIQNYFRAQPFEFRGAQIITGPEEGVYGWITANYLMGNFLERNLWRTWVRPYRKETMGALDLGGASTQISFIPEDSQENFNSTLQVKLYGYNYDVYTHSFQCYGRDEAEKRLLALLLQKSNTSSNVDNPCYPQNYNTALTMKYFSGSLCTQSLRPANYYPNQLVNFHGTGDPGLCQEMVSLLFNFTACRDREDCPFNGIRQPKVKGNFVLQLMLPKFEEIYARSYCFSANFIYYLLVHGYNFDAETWPQIHFQKEVGNSNIAWSLGYMLSLTNMIPAESKLIQLPLKPSLFAGLLVFLTATALLCLLFLVYLCIVSHNRKNISRVEHVFIPE; from the exons TATGGAATAGTCCTTGATGCTGGATCCTCTCGGACTACAGTCTATGTCTATGAATGgccagcagaaaaagaaaacgaCACAGGAGTAGTAAGCCAAACCTTCAAGTGCAATGTGAAAG GCCCTGGTGTATCCAGCTATGAGAGTAACCCTGGAGCTCTTGCCAAACCCTTTGATGACTGTCTGAATAAAGTCAAGGAGAGAATACCAGTTCATCTGCATAAAAGCACTTCTGTTTATCTGGGGGCTACAGCTGGCATGAGACTACTGAG GTTGCAAAATGAAACGGCAGCCAATGAAGTCCTTGCGAGCATTCAAAACTACTTCAGAGCACAACCTTTTGAATTTAGGGGTGCGCAGATCATAACTGGGCCAGAGGAAGGGGTGTATGGATGGATAACAGCCAACTATTTAATGGGCAATTTCTTAGAG aGAAACCTTTGGAGGACGTGGGTCCGTCCTTACAGAAAAGAGACTATGGGTGCACTGGATCTTGGAGGAGCTTCCACTCAAATTTCATTTATCCCAGAGGACTCTCAGGAGAACTTCAATAGCACCTTGCAAGTGAAGTTATACGGTTACAACTACGATGTCTACACTCACAGCTTCCAGTGCTATGGGAGAGATGAAGCTGAGAAGAGGCTTTTAGCATTGCTGCTCCAG aaatCAAACACCAGTTCCAATGTGGATAATCCATGTTACCCTCAGAATTATAATACTGCATTAACAATGAAGTACTTCTCCGGCAGCCTTTGTACACAGTCTCTGAGACCAGCAAATTACTACCCAAACCAGCTTGTGAACTTCCATGGAACAGGAGACCCAGGTCTGTGCCAGGAGATGGTTTCTTTATTGTTTAACTTCACTGCTTGCAGAGACAGAGAAGACTGTCCATTTAATGGAATACGTCAACCAAAAGTTAAAGGAAATTTTGTG ctccAGCTTATGCTGCCtaaatttgaagaaatataTGCTAGATCCTACTGTTTTTCAGCCAATTTCATTTATTACTTGCTTGTGCATGGTTACAACTTTGATGCAGAAACTTGGCCacagatacattttcaaaaggag gTTGGTAACAGCAATATAGCATGGTCACTCGGTTACATGTTAAGCCTCACGAACATGAttccagcagaaagcaagctgatCCAATTACCTCTGAAACCTTCTCTGTTTGCTGGGCTCCTCGTCTTCCTCACAGCTACAGCACTGTtgtgtcttctcttccttgtttaTTTGTGTATTGTATCACACAATCGGAAGAACATCAGTCGTGTTGAACATGTATTTATTCCAGAATAA
- the ENTPD3 gene encoding ectonucleoside triphosphate diphosphohydrolase 3 isoform X1: MLTRTPSVVAQVFLLLSIVLLIAIAVIQINQQQILSPGLKYGIVLDAGSSRTTVYVYEWPAEKENDTGVVSQTFKCNVKGPGVSSYESNPGALAKPFDDCLNKVKERIPVHLHKSTSVYLGATAGMRLLRLQNETAANEVLASIQNYFRAQPFEFRGAQIITGPEEGVYGWITANYLMGNFLERNLWRTWVRPYRKETMGALDLGGASTQISFIPEDSQENFNSTLQVKLYGYNYDVYTHSFQCYGRDEAEKRLLALLLQKSNTSSNVDNPCYPQNYNTALTMKYFSGSLCTQSLRPANYYPNQLVNFHGTGDPGLCQEMVSLLFNFTACRDREDCPFNGIRQPKVKGNFVAFSGFYYTINALNLSGHFSLADFNSSMWFFCSQSWAQLQLMLPKFEEIYARSYCFSANFIYYLLVHGYNFDAETWPQIHFQKEVGNSNIAWSLGYMLSLTNMIPAESKLIQLPLKPSLFAGLLVFLTATALLCLLFLVYLCIVSHNRKNISRVEHVFIPE; the protein is encoded by the exons TATGGAATAGTCCTTGATGCTGGATCCTCTCGGACTACAGTCTATGTCTATGAATGgccagcagaaaaagaaaacgaCACAGGAGTAGTAAGCCAAACCTTCAAGTGCAATGTGAAAG GCCCTGGTGTATCCAGCTATGAGAGTAACCCTGGAGCTCTTGCCAAACCCTTTGATGACTGTCTGAATAAAGTCAAGGAGAGAATACCAGTTCATCTGCATAAAAGCACTTCTGTTTATCTGGGGGCTACAGCTGGCATGAGACTACTGAG GTTGCAAAATGAAACGGCAGCCAATGAAGTCCTTGCGAGCATTCAAAACTACTTCAGAGCACAACCTTTTGAATTTAGGGGTGCGCAGATCATAACTGGGCCAGAGGAAGGGGTGTATGGATGGATAACAGCCAACTATTTAATGGGCAATTTCTTAGAG aGAAACCTTTGGAGGACGTGGGTCCGTCCTTACAGAAAAGAGACTATGGGTGCACTGGATCTTGGAGGAGCTTCCACTCAAATTTCATTTATCCCAGAGGACTCTCAGGAGAACTTCAATAGCACCTTGCAAGTGAAGTTATACGGTTACAACTACGATGTCTACACTCACAGCTTCCAGTGCTATGGGAGAGATGAAGCTGAGAAGAGGCTTTTAGCATTGCTGCTCCAG aaatCAAACACCAGTTCCAATGTGGATAATCCATGTTACCCTCAGAATTATAATACTGCATTAACAATGAAGTACTTCTCCGGCAGCCTTTGTACACAGTCTCTGAGACCAGCAAATTACTACCCAAACCAGCTTGTGAACTTCCATGGAACAGGAGACCCAGGTCTGTGCCAGGAGATGGTTTCTTTATTGTTTAACTTCACTGCTTGCAGAGACAGAGAAGACTGTCCATTTAATGGAATACGTCAACCAAAAGTTAAAGGAAATTTTGTG GCTTTCTCAGGATTCTACTATACAATTAATGCTTTGAATTTATCTGGGCACTTTTCCCTAGCTGACTTCAATTCAAGTATGTGGTTTTTCTGTTCACAGAGCTGGGCACAG ctccAGCTTATGCTGCCtaaatttgaagaaatataTGCTAGATCCTACTGTTTTTCAGCCAATTTCATTTATTACTTGCTTGTGCATGGTTACAACTTTGATGCAGAAACTTGGCCacagatacattttcaaaaggag gTTGGTAACAGCAATATAGCATGGTCACTCGGTTACATGTTAAGCCTCACGAACATGAttccagcagaaagcaagctgatCCAATTACCTCTGAAACCTTCTCTGTTTGCTGGGCTCCTCGTCTTCCTCACAGCTACAGCACTGTtgtgtcttctcttccttgtttaTTTGTGTATTGTATCACACAATCGGAAGAACATCAGTCGTGTTGAACATGTATTTATTCCAGAATAA